The following coding sequences are from one uncultured Desulfobacter sp. window:
- the queC gene encoding 7-cyano-7-deazaguanine synthase QueC produces the protein MIKKAVVLSSGGIDSTTAMAMAKARGFEIYSLSFRYGQRHSVELECAKKVAVHLGACDHKIVDIDLRQFGGSALTDDIAVPKHDSVTQIDQNQIPVTYVPARNTIFLSYAMAWAEVLKAQAIFIGVTAVDFSGYPDCRPQFIDAFQTMANLATKTGVTKETVLTIETPLIHMSKSEIITTGHGLGVDYSLTISCYDPDDQGRSCGKCDSCLHRIKGFTEAGIPDPTPYT, from the coding sequence ATGATAAAAAAAGCAGTCGTCCTTTCATCCGGCGGCATTGACTCCACCACGGCCATGGCCATGGCCAAAGCCAGGGGATTTGAGATTTACAGCTTAAGCTTCAGGTACGGCCAGCGCCATAGCGTGGAGCTGGAATGCGCCAAAAAAGTGGCAGTTCACCTGGGGGCATGTGACCATAAAATCGTGGACATCGACCTGCGCCAGTTCGGCGGTTCCGCACTTACCGACGACATTGCCGTGCCCAAACACGACAGCGTGACGCAGATTGATCAAAACCAGATCCCCGTCACCTATGTCCCCGCCAGGAACACCATCTTTTTATCCTATGCCATGGCCTGGGCCGAGGTACTGAAGGCCCAAGCCATTTTCATCGGCGTCACAGCCGTGGATTTTTCAGGATATCCGGACTGCAGGCCCCAGTTTATTGATGCCTTCCAGACCATGGCCAATCTGGCCACAAAAACCGGCGTGACAAAAGAGACGGTTTTAACCATTGAAACCCCTTTGATCCACATGTCAAAATCCGAAATCATCACCACCGGGCATGGTTTAGGCGTGGACTACAGCCTGACCATCTCCTGCTATGACCCCGACGACCAGGGCCGTTCCTGTGGAAAGTGCGACTCCTGCCTGCACCGCATAAAAGGATTTACCGAAGCCGGCATCCCTGATCCAACCCCCTATACATAG
- a CDS encoding heterodisulfide reductase-related iron-sulfur binding cluster, protein MSTTSKDLILKIFEKCAGYCGCDVCRTHLDEDCLFFPELYRLNDELIEQGETLDNKTIRQLLDLCTMCGLCPCADIRTLILQAKAAIAAENGIPLTDQLTADIQKSGKLGTLFSRPINRLNKCNMTAAITKKALKIDPDRQLPVFASQNFFQWAKTKGLRSVSDDTADSRQKVAYFAGCSAGYFFPEVGKATVNFLESLGIEVFVPEQHCCGMPLLMEGQKQKALEKIKANVGILMQAVSKGYKIICSCPTCGYFYKKLLLENAYFSKAAQESLESQKNELKVPLASGAGKFLSLPKTIYQKILKDDGYFSSIDSMDRIKLSQAVYDLGEFLFSIQTAHHLEFKINNPDTPLIYFASCHQREQEIGEPYFNLFSSIPEADIIHVGGALSCCGMGGHLGYKKSFHTLSLKTGRSLFKQFESEKDRTIVTDCLSCRLQFSQVFDRKIVHPIELLEI, encoded by the coding sequence ATGAGCACCACCTCCAAGGATCTGATATTAAAAATATTTGAAAAATGCGCAGGGTACTGCGGGTGTGATGTCTGCAGAACACATCTGGATGAAGATTGCCTGTTTTTCCCCGAACTCTACAGATTAAATGACGAATTAATCGAACAGGGGGAAACGCTTGACAATAAAACAATCCGCCAACTGCTTGACCTTTGCACAATGTGCGGGCTGTGTCCCTGTGCTGATATCAGAACGCTGATCCTCCAGGCAAAAGCAGCAATAGCCGCTGAAAACGGCATCCCCCTCACAGACCAATTGACCGCTGATATTCAAAAATCAGGCAAGTTAGGGACATTGTTCAGCCGTCCCATAAACCGGCTGAACAAATGCAACATGACCGCCGCAATCACAAAAAAAGCCTTAAAGATAGATCCTGACAGGCAACTGCCCGTGTTTGCAAGTCAAAATTTTTTCCAATGGGCAAAGACCAAAGGCCTTCGTTCAGTAAGTGATGATACTGCGGACTCCCGTCAAAAAGTCGCCTATTTTGCAGGCTGTAGTGCCGGGTATTTTTTCCCGGAGGTTGGAAAGGCCACGGTGAATTTCCTGGAAAGCCTGGGAATCGAGGTGTTTGTACCGGAGCAACATTGCTGCGGCATGCCGCTTTTAATGGAAGGGCAAAAGCAAAAAGCCCTGGAAAAAATAAAGGCAAATGTTGGCATATTAATGCAGGCTGTCTCCAAGGGATACAAAATTATCTGCTCGTGCCCGACCTGCGGATATTTTTACAAGAAACTGCTGCTCGAAAATGCCTATTTTTCAAAGGCGGCCCAAGAGAGTTTAGAAAGCCAAAAAAATGAATTAAAGGTGCCATTGGCTTCCGGCGCTGGAAAGTTTCTGTCACTTCCCAAAACAATTTACCAAAAAATTCTCAAGGATGACGGCTATTTTTCATCAATTGATTCCATGGATAGAATAAAGCTGTCGCAGGCTGTCTACGATCTTGGAGAATTTTTATTTTCCATTCAAACAGCACACCATTTGGAATTCAAAATCAACAATCCCGACACACCGTTGATCTATTTTGCCTCGTGTCACCAGAGAGAACAGGAGATCGGTGAACCCTATTTTAATCTATTCTCAAGCATCCCCGAGGCTGATATTATCCACGTGGGCGGTGCGTTAAGCTGCTGCGGAATGGGTGGTCATTTAGGGTATAAAAAATCATTTCACACACTGAGTTTAAAAACCGGGCGCTCTTTATTTAAACAGTTTGAATCTGAAAAAGATCGGACAATTGTAACCGATTGCCTCAGCTGCCGGTTACAATTCTCCCAGGTATTTGACCGAAAGATCGTTCACCCCATAGAACTTCTGGAAATATAG